In one window of Chryseobacterium sp. JV274 DNA:
- a CDS encoding adenylate kinase, which translates to MINIVLFGPPGSGKGTQAQNLIEKFNLKQVSTGDLFRYNMKNDTELGKLAKSYIDKGELVPDQVTTDMLIDEIKKPTDTNGFIFDGYPRTTAQTEALETIVKEVLNDNIDICLSLVVEDKILVERLLKRGETSGRSDDSNVEIIENRIKEYYTKTAEVAELYKQQGKYVEVNGVGEIDEISQKLFAEVEKIK; encoded by the coding sequence ATGATAAACATTGTTCTGTTCGGCCCTCCAGGAAGTGGAAAAGGAACACAAGCTCAGAATCTAATCGAGAAATTCAATTTAAAACAGGTTTCAACAGGTGATCTTTTCAGATACAATATGAAAAATGACACTGAACTTGGAAAACTGGCTAAGTCATACATCGATAAGGGAGAATTGGTTCCGGATCAGGTAACAACAGATATGCTGATCGATGAGATCAAAAAACCTACTGATACCAATGGTTTTATTTTTGATGGATATCCAAGAACAACTGCACAGACAGAAGCTTTGGAAACCATCGTTAAGGAAGTACTGAATGACAATATTGACATCTGTCTTTCATTGGTAGTAGAGGATAAAATTTTGGTTGAAAGACTTCTGAAAAGAGGTGAAACCAGTGGAAGATCAGACGACAGCAATGTAGAGATCATCGAAAACAGAATTAAAGAATATTATACTAAAACAGCAGAAGTTGCCGAGCTTTATAAGCAGCAGGGTAAATATGTAGAGGTAAACGGTGTTGGAGAAATTGATGAAATTTCCCAAAAACTTTTCGCTGAAGTAGAGAAAATTAAATAA
- the hpt gene encoding hypoxanthine phosphoribosyltransferase has translation MESIKVHDKTFVPYLKDAEIQEIVKETALRIYEDYKDEVPVFIGVLNGVVMFFSDLLKYYPGECEIAFIQMSSYVGTESTGIVYQKMELTKDVRDRHIIIVEDIVDTGNTVESLFKYFKETQRPKSVKLASFLLKPEIYKKDFKLDYIGMEIPNKFVLGYGLDYDELGRNLPNLYQLEDGQINH, from the coding sequence ATGGAAAGCATTAAAGTTCACGACAAAACTTTCGTTCCTTATTTAAAGGATGCCGAAATTCAGGAAATTGTAAAAGAGACAGCGTTAAGAATTTATGAAGATTACAAAGATGAAGTGCCTGTTTTCATTGGCGTTTTAAATGGGGTGGTGATGTTCTTCTCAGATCTTTTAAAATATTACCCGGGGGAATGTGAAATTGCCTTCATTCAAATGAGTTCTTATGTAGGAACTGAATCTACAGGGATTGTTTATCAGAAAATGGAACTTACCAAAGATGTAAGAGACCGTCACATTATTATCGTAGAAGATATCGTAGATACAGGAAACACTGTTGAGAGTCTTTTCAAATATTTTAAGGAAACACAACGTCCTAAATCTGTAAAGCTGGCTAGTTTCTTACTGAAACCTGAGATTTACAAGAAAGATTTCAAGCTGGATTATATCGGAATGGAAATTCCAAACAAATTTGTACTTGGATACGGACTTGATTATGATGAATTGGGAAGAAACCTACCTAATTTATATCAATTGGAAGACGGACAAATCAACCATTAA
- a CDS encoding ABC-F family ATP-binding cassette domain-containing protein gives MILLQNISFGFPGGDLLFNYTHLTIPSHTKSALVGSNGMGKSTLLKMIAGEIQPLSGNITTSGSVFYIPQMFGNFNHLTIAECLKIDQKLNALQKITNGEADEIYFEILNDDWDIEERCQQALEHWGLDNFELSQKLEDLSGGQKTKVFLAGIQISQPDIIILDEPTNHLDLDGRKILYDLIDKADATVVIVSHDRTLLNLVDTIFELSNQGIATYGGNYNFFAEQKEVEEEALHNDIHAKERALKKAKEKERETLERKQKLDAKGKQKQEKSGVARIMMNTLRNNAEKNSSKLKSVHAEKISGISDGLRDLRSSLKNSEQMKVNFNDSNLHSGKILITAEDINFNYGNGNLWKENVNLEIRSGERISIKGSNGSGKTSLIKLLLGNTEPSEGIIDRAEFNSIYIDQEYSLIDNDSTLYDFVQTFNDHALQEFEVKTLLSRFLFGKDTWDKKCGMLSGGERLRLLLCGLSISNKAPDMIILDEPTNNLDLQNVEILTHSIKDYHGTLLVISHDEVFLEEIGIDRELMLG, from the coding sequence ATGATTTTACTACAAAATATATCCTTTGGGTTTCCGGGAGGAGATCTTCTATTTAATTATACCCATTTAACGATACCTTCTCACACCAAATCTGCATTGGTGGGAAGTAATGGCATGGGAAAATCAACCCTGCTGAAAATGATCGCGGGTGAAATACAGCCTTTAAGCGGAAATATTACTACTTCAGGTTCTGTTTTTTATATTCCTCAGATGTTTGGGAACTTTAATCATCTTACTATTGCTGAATGTCTTAAAATAGATCAGAAACTGAATGCGCTCCAAAAAATTACCAATGGAGAGGCTGATGAAATTTATTTTGAAATTCTCAATGACGATTGGGATATTGAAGAGCGTTGTCAGCAGGCATTGGAACATTGGGGACTTGACAATTTTGAACTGTCTCAAAAACTGGAAGACCTGAGCGGCGGTCAGAAAACCAAGGTCTTTCTTGCCGGAATTCAGATCAGTCAGCCTGATATCATCATATTGGATGAACCTACCAACCATTTGGATCTTGATGGAAGGAAGATCCTGTATGATCTTATTGATAAAGCAGATGCAACAGTAGTTATTGTAAGCCACGACCGGACTTTGCTTAATCTTGTTGATACCATCTTTGAATTAAGCAATCAGGGAATTGCCACGTATGGAGGAAACTATAATTTCTTTGCAGAGCAAAAAGAAGTAGAGGAAGAAGCTTTACATAATGATATCCATGCAAAAGAACGGGCCTTGAAAAAGGCGAAAGAAAAAGAAAGGGAAACACTGGAACGGAAACAGAAACTGGATGCAAAAGGAAAGCAAAAGCAGGAAAAATCCGGTGTTGCACGAATTATGATGAACACGCTTCGGAATAATGCTGAAAAAAATAGTTCAAAGCTGAAAAGTGTGCACGCAGAGAAAATCAGCGGGATTTCAGATGGTTTGAGAGACCTGCGTTCCTCCTTAAAGAATTCTGAACAGATGAAAGTGAACTTTAATGATTCCAATCTGCATTCAGGGAAGATTTTAATTACGGCTGAAGATATTAATTTCAATTATGGAAATGGAAATCTATGGAAAGAAAATGTCAACCTTGAGATCCGAAGCGGGGAAAGAATTTCTATCAAAGGTTCGAATGGCTCAGGAAAAACAAGTTTGATAAAACTTCTGTTGGGAAATACTGAACCTTCCGAAGGAATAATAGACAGAGCGGAGTTTAACAGCATCTATATTGATCAGGAATATTCGCTGATTGATAATGATTCTACTCTTTATGATTTTGTCCAGACCTTTAATGATCATGCACTGCAGGAATTTGAGGTGAAAACATTACTGTCCAGATTTTTATTCGGTAAAGATACCTGGGACAAAAAATGTGGAATGCTGAGTGGAGGGGAGCGTTTGCGCTTGCTTCTATGCGGACTTTCCATCAGCAATAAAGCTCCGGATATGATCATTCTTGATGAACCCACGAATAACCTGGATCTTCAGAATGTGGAAATTCTCACCCATTCCATTAAAGATTATCATGGAACGCTGTTAGTTATCTCGCATGATGAAGTTTTTCTGGAAGAGATTGGGATTGATCGGGAATTGATGCTTGGCTAA
- a CDS encoding AAA family ATPase codes for MRIHIFGASGSGVTTLGKALSEELNLKYFDSDDFFWLPTPIPFTERQNPEIRNSIVSDQLHIAENWIFGGSIIHWGENVFPAFDLIIFLYLPPEVRLDRLRKREYERYGEEIITHPERAEKFQEFMDWAKDYDHNTGVANRTLKAHLEWLSEMNTPLIELSGDYDLPQKMDIILNKIKQGNLQAG; via the coding sequence ATGAGAATACATATTTTCGGAGCTTCAGGTTCCGGGGTTACCACTTTAGGAAAAGCATTATCTGAGGAACTCAATCTTAAATACTTTGACAGTGATGATTTTTTCTGGCTTCCAACACCAATCCCTTTTACAGAAAGACAAAACCCTGAAATAAGAAATTCAATTGTTTCGGACCAACTTCATATTGCTGAAAACTGGATTTTTGGAGGCTCAATCATTCATTGGGGTGAAAATGTATTTCCTGCATTTGACCTGATTATTTTCCTCTATCTTCCTCCTGAAGTACGACTGGACAGACTGCGAAAAAGAGAGTATGAAAGATATGGCGAAGAAATTATTACCCATCCGGAAAGAGCAGAAAAATTCCAGGAGTTTATGGATTGGGCTAAAGATTATGATCACAATACAGGTGTTGCCAACAGAACACTAAAAGCCCATCTGGAATGGCTGTCTGAGATGAATACTCCTTTGATTGAGCTTTCAGGTGATTATGACCTGCCTCAAAAGATGGATATTATTCTGAATAAAATAAAACAGGGAAATTTACAGGCTGGATAG